The following proteins come from a genomic window of Trichoplusia ni isolate ovarian cell line Hi5 chromosome 16, tn1, whole genome shotgun sequence:
- the LOC113501904 gene encoding ribonuclease P protein subunit p20-like isoform X1, with product MADENTQTKKEETKKRPKRQPNKNYALKKRLPVKPIDGENVIFITKKTNFKAQLDKCCDLITRGEKEIILHGLGAAIQRCCNLALQLEILFSGTCQIEVNTGTVDLVDDLEPLTDELDFDSQVRHSSSIHIRIFRTAMLGANQ from the exons ATGGCAGATGAAAACACTCAGACCAAGAAAGAGGAAACTAAGAAAAGACCTAAACGACAGCCAAATAAGAATTATGCTTTAAAAAAGAGACTACCAGTAAAACCGATAGACGGCGAGAATGTGatatttataacaaagaaaaccaaTTTTAAG GCACAACTGGACAAGTGTTGTGATCTTATAACAAGAGGGGAAAAGGAAATAATTCTTCATGGTCTAGGAGCTGCAATTCAAAGGTGCTGCAATTTAGCACTACAGCTAGAAATATTGTTCTCTGGCACATGCCAAATAGAAGTAAATACTGGAACCGTGGACTTAGTTG ATGACCTGGAACCCCTAACTGATGAGCTGGACTTTGATTCTCAAGTGAGACATTCATCTTCAATCCACATAAGAATATTCAGAACAGCAATGCTTGGTGCTAACCAGTAA
- the LOC113501904 gene encoding transmembrane protein 203-like isoform X2, with translation MFFTLNEIVQWIGLTVFEIWINLITITIFSVLLALKIDGVVNSAWWTILAPLFVSDAMNAYFCCIVCIRMNLESSYKASLYRASWSAIFLGLTFVFKFLLCRKLQGDSAIEYSEVFAPLFILLQLIAVRACQLHQ, from the coding sequence ATGTTCTTCACGCTGAACGAAATAGTGCAGTGGATTGGACTAACAGTGTTTGAAATATGGATAAACTTAATAACTATAACAATATTCTCAGTGCTCTTGGCACTTaaaatagatggcgttgttaacAGCGCATGGTGGACAATTCTTGCACCATTATTTGTAAGTGATGCAATGAATGCATATTTTTGCTGTATAGTATGTATAAGAATGAATTTAGAAAGTTCATATAAAGCATCTTTATATAGAGCATCTTGGAGCGCTATATTTTTAGGTCtgacttttgtatttaaattccTATTATGTAGAAAGCTCCAAGGTGACTCAGCCATAGAGTACAGTGAAGTGTTTGCACCATTGTTTATACTTCTACAACTGATAGCTGTAAGGGCATGCCAATTACATCAATAA